In a genomic window of Variovorax paradoxus:
- a CDS encoding MFS transporter produces the protein MDSPSRAAIDDPRRRFALVAAVYLGSFIATLDVSIVNVALPTLQRALATDLAGLQWVIDIYALCLSAFMLSAGPLGDRYGRKRAWLAGVVVFTIGSAMCAMAGSLSTLLAGRAVQGIAGALLIPGALSILAHAFPEPASRARVIGGWSSFTAISLILGPMLGGLLVDHTGWQSIFLINLPIGLLTVGLGLWGIRETSHPEHAALDPAGQVLSVLWLGALTFGLIAAGEHGWLSGRTTVSLALAALGLVLFLAVEARVQRPLLPLGLFRDARFSVTNFASFVLGFSAYASLFFFSLFLQQVQGWSATDTGWRMVPQFVATGIVSSQFGRLSRRHGVHALMVAGYGLIGAAMLAMTLLAADTPYVMLALLFVVLGAGTGLAVPATSTAVIASVPAQRSGMASATMNALRQAGMLIGIALLGTLMSSRATALLATALEHGGLPAARAQEMAVAAVARHDTAALGALDPSLTHGLVSAALAGGFHAAVACAGLAGLLAAGLLLGVRPRTAALAARA, from the coding sequence ATGGACTCCCCATCCCGGGCGGCGATCGACGATCCGCGCCGCCGGTTCGCGCTCGTCGCCGCGGTCTATCTCGGCAGCTTCATCGCCACGCTCGACGTGAGCATCGTCAACGTCGCGCTGCCCACGCTGCAGCGCGCGCTCGCCACCGACCTCGCGGGCCTGCAGTGGGTGATCGACATCTACGCGCTGTGCCTGTCGGCCTTCATGCTGTCGGCCGGTCCGCTGGGCGACCGCTACGGCCGCAAGCGTGCCTGGCTGGCCGGCGTGGTGGTGTTCACCATCGGTTCGGCGATGTGCGCCATGGCCGGCAGCCTGAGCACGCTGCTGGCCGGCCGCGCGGTGCAGGGCATCGCGGGTGCGCTGCTGATCCCGGGGGCGCTGTCGATCCTGGCCCATGCCTTTCCCGAGCCGGCGAGCCGCGCGCGCGTGATCGGCGGCTGGTCCTCGTTCACCGCCATCTCGCTGATCCTCGGGCCGATGCTCGGCGGCCTGCTGGTGGACCACACGGGCTGGCAGAGCATCTTCCTGATCAACCTGCCGATCGGCCTGCTGACCGTGGGCCTGGGGCTCTGGGGCATCCGCGAGACCTCGCACCCCGAGCATGCGGCGCTCGATCCGGCGGGGCAGGTGCTCAGCGTGCTGTGGCTCGGCGCGCTGACCTTCGGGCTGATCGCGGCCGGCGAGCACGGCTGGCTGTCGGGGCGCACCACGGTGTCGCTGGCGCTGGCGGCGCTGGGACTCGTGCTGTTCCTCGCGGTGGAGGCGCGCGTGCAGCGGCCGCTGCTGCCGCTGGGCCTCTTTCGCGACGCGCGCTTCTCGGTCACCAACTTCGCGTCCTTCGTGCTGGGCTTCTCGGCCTACGCGAGCCTGTTCTTCTTCTCGCTGTTCCTGCAGCAGGTGCAGGGCTGGTCGGCCACCGACACCGGCTGGCGCATGGTGCCGCAGTTCGTCGCGACCGGCATCGTGTCCTCGCAGTTCGGCCGGCTGTCGCGGCGCCATGGCGTCCACGCGCTGATGGTGGCGGGCTACGGCCTGATCGGCGCCGCGATGCTCGCGATGACGCTGCTGGCGGCCGACACGCCGTACGTGATGCTCGCGCTGCTGTTCGTGGTGCTCGGCGCCGGCACGGGGCTCGCGGTGCCGGCCACCAGCACGGCGGTGATCGCCTCGGTGCCGGCGCAGCGCTCGGGCATGGCCTCGGCCACGATGAATGCGCTGCGCCAGGCCGGCATGCTGATCGGCATCGCGCTGCTCGGCACCTTGATGAGCAGCCGCGCCACCGCGCTGCTGGCCACCGCGCTCGAGCACGGGGGCCTGCCGGCGGCGCGCGCGCAGGAAATGGCGGTGGCCGCCGTGGCGCGGCACGACACCGCCGCGCTGGGCGCGCTCGATCCTTCGCTGACCCATGGCCTGGTGTCGGCCGCGCTGGCCGGTGGCTTCCATGCGGCCGTGGCCTGTGCCGGGCTGGCCGGCCTGCTGGCGGCCGGGTTGCTGCTCGGCGTCAGGCCGCGCACCGCCGCGCTGGCGGCCCGCGCCTGA
- a CDS encoding TetR/AcrR family transcriptional regulator, with protein sequence MTTGRRTTTSSTPDAADPPASSEAAEPRRRVKAPETRAVALMDAAERLFIEKGIATTSIDDIAAGAQVAKGTFYLYFPSKEALLGALQQRFVDSFCARLQEAMDRHRPEDHHGRIKAWVETGLATYLDNVALHDVVFHEYRPEDRRMRNDNAVITQLVGLLRRGDAAGVWEVEDPTLTAVILFNALHGVADDAVAMGLATGPGPERRRRAKALTRFFEHALRPDDDDGDDEAA encoded by the coding sequence ATGACGACGGGGCGCCGCACCACCACTTCTTCCACGCCCGATGCGGCGGATCCGCCCGCGTCTTCCGAAGCGGCCGAGCCGCGCCGCCGCGTGAAGGCACCCGAGACTCGCGCGGTGGCGCTGATGGACGCGGCCGAGCGGCTGTTCATCGAGAAGGGCATCGCCACCACCAGCATCGACGACATCGCGGCCGGCGCGCAGGTGGCCAAGGGCACCTTCTACCTGTACTTCCCCTCGAAGGAGGCGCTGCTCGGCGCGCTGCAGCAGCGCTTCGTCGACAGCTTCTGCGCGCGGCTGCAGGAGGCGATGGACCGCCACCGTCCCGAGGACCACCATGGCCGCATCAAGGCCTGGGTCGAGACGGGGCTCGCGACCTACCTCGACAACGTCGCGCTGCACGACGTGGTGTTCCACGAATACCGCCCCGAGGACCGGCGCATGCGCAACGACAACGCGGTCATCACGCAGCTGGTCGGCCTGCTCAGGCGGGGCGACGCGGCCGGCGTGTGGGAGGTCGAGGACCCGACGCTCACGGCCGTGATCCTTTTCAATGCGCTGCACGGCGTGGCCGACGATGCCGTGGCCATGGGCCTCGCGACCGGGCCGGGGCCCGAGCGGCGCCGGCGCGCCAAGGCGCTCACGCGCTTCTTCGAGCACGCGCTGCGGCCCGATGACGACGATGGCGACGACGAGGCCGCCTAG
- a CDS encoding TIGR00730 family Rossman fold protein yields MTNSTHDLHDKRLADAWATLQSHADQGLPLDPDPSRIAFADPEFLLRRETRGVRMQLELMKPDLEQRAHGIENTIVVFGSARFRSEEEAAALIVEADKAGDTAAAERWRRLARSSHYYEKARTFGKLVARHSEDKEPQDKLFICTGGGPGIMQAANRGAHEAGGLSVGLAIALPMEEAANPYVTPALSFKFHYFAIRKMHFMMRAKALVAFPGGFGTLDELFEVITLVQTRKSKPVPIVLFGADYWKRLIDFDFLVDEGVISPGDVKLFEYVDAPEDAWEAIKRFYKL; encoded by the coding sequence ATGACCAACAGCACGCACGACCTTCACGACAAGCGCCTCGCCGATGCCTGGGCCACGCTCCAGTCCCATGCCGACCAGGGGCTGCCGCTCGATCCCGATCCCTCGCGCATCGCCTTCGCCGACCCCGAGTTCCTGCTGCGCCGCGAAACCCGCGGCGTGCGCATGCAGCTCGAGCTGATGAAGCCCGACCTCGAGCAGCGCGCCCACGGCATCGAGAACACCATCGTGGTCTTCGGCAGCGCGCGCTTTCGCAGCGAGGAAGAAGCCGCCGCGCTGATCGTCGAGGCCGACAAGGCCGGCGACACCGCCGCGGCCGAGCGCTGGCGCCGGCTGGCGCGCAGCTCGCACTACTACGAGAAGGCGCGCACCTTCGGCAAGCTGGTCGCGCGCCACAGCGAGGACAAGGAGCCGCAGGACAAGCTCTTCATCTGCACCGGCGGCGGCCCCGGCATCATGCAGGCGGCCAACCGCGGCGCGCACGAGGCCGGCGGCCTGTCGGTCGGCCTGGCCATCGCGCTGCCGATGGAGGAAGCGGCCAATCCCTACGTCACGCCCGCGCTGAGCTTCAAGTTCCACTACTTCGCGATCCGCAAGATGCATTTCATGATGCGTGCGAAGGCGCTGGTGGCGTTCCCCGGCGGCTTCGGCACGCTCGACGAACTGTTCGAGGTGATCACGCTGGTGCAGACGCGCAAGTCGAAGCCGGTGCCGATCGTGCTGTTCGGCGCGGACTACTGGAAGCGCCTGATCGACTTCGATTTCCTGGTCGACGAAGGCGTGATCTCGCCCGGCGACGTCAAGCTCTTCGAGTACGTCGACGCGCCCGAAGACGCGTGGGAAGCGATCAAGCGCTTCTACAAGCTCTGA
- the efp gene encoding elongation factor P: MKIAQEIRAGNVIMHGKDPMVVLKTEYSRGGRNSATVRMKMKSLIANFNTEVVFKADDKIDQIVLEKKDCTYSYFADPMYVCMDADYNQYEVEAENMGDALNYLEDGMAVEVVFYDGKAISVELPTSVEREITWTEPAVKGDTSGKVLKPAKIATGFEVPVPLFVSQGDKIEIDTRTGEYRKRV; this comes from the coding sequence ATGAAAATCGCTCAAGAAATCCGCGCCGGCAACGTCATCATGCACGGCAAGGATCCGATGGTCGTGCTCAAGACCGAATACAGCCGCGGCGGCCGCAACAGCGCCACCGTGCGCATGAAGATGAAGAGCCTGATCGCCAACTTCAACACCGAAGTGGTCTTCAAGGCCGACGACAAGATCGACCAGATCGTGCTCGAGAAGAAGGACTGCACCTACTCCTACTTCGCCGACCCGATGTACGTCTGCATGGACGCCGACTACAACCAGTACGAAGTCGAAGCCGAGAACATGGGCGACGCCCTGAACTACCTCGAGGACGGCATGGCCGTCGAAGTGGTGTTCTACGACGGCAAGGCGATCTCGGTCGAACTGCCGACCAGCGTCGAGCGCGAAATCACCTGGACCGAGCCGGCCGTCAAGGGCGACACCTCGGGCAAGGTCCTGAAGCCCGCCAAGATCGCCACCGGCTTCGAAGTGCCCGTGCCGCTGTTCGTCTCGCAAGGCGACAAGATCGAAATCGACACGCGCACCGGCGAATACCGCAAGCGCGTCTGA
- the earP gene encoding elongation factor P maturation arginine rhamnosyltransferase EarP: MQRDWDIFCKVIDNHGDLGVCWRLARQLAGLGEAVRLWVDDASALAWMAPEDCAGVRVIDWSDPAAVSAAAAEPAPRVLIEAFGCDPAPALIARFAAASAADGAPRAWINLEYLSAEPYVERLHGLPSPVFREPGAGLTKRFFYPGFTPATGGLLREPDLARRRAAFDRTDWLARRQLPWREGERLVSLFCYEPPALTALLTQLADDATPTRLLVTPGRATEAVKACLSSAPGLERSPSHASALSISYLPHLDQPDFDHLLWTCDLNFVRGEDSLVRALWAGAPLVWQIYEQDDDAHHVKLNAWLDWLEAPASMRRFHHAWNGFGDAALSLADIGEEWRLAVTPGRDRLLAQDDLVTQLQHFVAGKS, from the coding sequence ATGCAACGCGACTGGGACATCTTCTGCAAGGTCATCGACAACCATGGCGACCTCGGCGTGTGCTGGCGGCTCGCGCGCCAGCTCGCCGGCCTCGGCGAAGCGGTGCGGCTCTGGGTCGACGACGCCAGCGCGCTGGCCTGGATGGCACCCGAAGACTGCGCGGGCGTGCGCGTGATCGACTGGAGCGACCCGGCCGCGGTGAGCGCGGCCGCGGCCGAGCCGGCGCCGCGGGTGCTGATCGAAGCATTCGGCTGCGATCCGGCACCCGCGCTGATCGCGCGCTTCGCCGCAGCTTCGGCCGCCGATGGCGCCCCGCGCGCCTGGATCAACCTCGAATACCTTTCGGCCGAACCCTATGTGGAGCGGCTGCACGGCCTGCCCTCGCCGGTGTTCAGGGAGCCGGGCGCCGGGCTCACCAAGCGCTTCTTCTATCCAGGCTTCACGCCGGCCACCGGCGGCCTGCTGCGCGAGCCGGACCTGGCGCGGCGGCGCGCGGCCTTCGATCGCACCGACTGGCTGGCGCGCCGGCAGTTGCCCTGGCGCGAAGGCGAACGGCTGGTGTCGCTGTTCTGCTACGAGCCGCCGGCCCTGACCGCGCTGCTGACGCAACTGGCCGATGACGCCACGCCGACCCGGCTGCTGGTGACGCCGGGCCGGGCGACCGAAGCCGTCAAGGCCTGCCTTTCGAGCGCACCAGGGCTCGAACGCTCGCCCAGCCACGCGAGTGCGCTATCGATTTCATACCTGCCGCACCTCGACCAGCCCGATTTCGACCACCTGCTCTGGACCTGCGACCTGAACTTCGTGCGCGGCGAGGACTCGCTGGTGCGCGCCCTCTGGGCCGGCGCGCCGCTGGTCTGGCAGATCTACGAACAGGACGACGATGCGCACCACGTGAAGCTGAACGCCTGGCTCGACTGGCTCGAAGCGCCGGCCTCGATGCGGCGCTTCCACCACGCCTGGAACGGCTTCGGCGACGCGGCGCTGTCACTCGCCGACATCGGCGAGGAATGGCGTCTCGCGGTCACCCCAGGGCGCGATCGCCTGCTCGCGCAGGACGATCTCGTGACCCAACTGCAGCATTTCGTCGCCGGAAAAAGCTAA
- a CDS encoding M20/M25/M40 family metallo-hydrolase, translating to MRTLRGALALSLALGGLATAAAQTLTPQQQRFREIYKELIEINTTHSVGDNTQAARAMEKRLVESGFAPGDIQIFEPFPKKGNLVMRFKGDGSKKPLLLLAHIDVVEARREDWKTDPFKLQESGGYFTARGSIDDKAMASALVSVLGQLKQEGFKPSRDIILALTADEERGDALSNGAFWLINNKPELLQAEFGINEGGGGELRNGKPNLHRLQVAEKMYTTYMLEARDVGGHSSVPTKSNPIYALSAGLERLGNYAFPIKLADVTKTYFARSAPFATGQLAEDMRAIGTGNPDAGVLERMTANPAYNAQLRTTCVATMVQAGHAENALPQSAKATVNCRILPHDDPDEVERLLTQAVGNDKIVVRNLGKPLRSPASPLQGDLVKTVERLTEQMWPGVPVIPAMSTGATDSRFLRNAGIPMYGVTGMFLEPSDARAHGLDERIEIQRLYDGREFLYRLVSELAK from the coding sequence CTGCGCACGTTGCGCGGCGCGCTGGCCCTGTCCCTCGCGCTCGGCGGCCTCGCCACGGCAGCGGCCCAGACGCTCACGCCGCAGCAGCAGCGCTTCCGCGAGATCTACAAGGAGCTCATCGAGATCAACACCACGCACTCGGTGGGCGACAACACGCAGGCCGCGCGCGCGATGGAAAAGCGCCTGGTCGAATCGGGCTTCGCACCCGGCGATATCCAGATCTTCGAACCCTTCCCCAAGAAGGGCAACCTCGTGATGCGCTTCAAGGGCGACGGCTCGAAGAAGCCGTTGCTGCTGCTGGCCCACATCGACGTGGTCGAGGCCCGGCGCGAGGACTGGAAGACCGACCCGTTCAAGCTGCAGGAGTCGGGCGGCTACTTCACGGCGCGCGGTTCCATCGACGACAAGGCCATGGCCTCGGCGCTGGTGTCGGTGCTCGGGCAACTGAAGCAGGAGGGCTTCAAGCCCAGCCGCGACATCATCCTCGCGCTGACCGCCGACGAAGAGCGCGGCGACGCGCTGAGCAACGGCGCCTTCTGGCTCATCAACAACAAGCCCGAGCTGCTGCAGGCCGAGTTCGGCATCAACGAGGGCGGCGGCGGCGAACTGCGCAACGGCAAGCCCAATCTGCATCGGCTGCAGGTGGCCGAGAAGATGTACACCACCTACATGCTCGAGGCGCGCGATGTCGGCGGCCACAGCTCGGTGCCGACGAAGAGCAACCCGATCTACGCGCTCTCGGCCGGCCTGGAGCGGCTGGGCAACTACGCCTTCCCGATCAAGCTCGCCGACGTCACGAAGACCTATTTCGCGCGCAGCGCGCCCTTCGCCACCGGCCAGCTGGCCGAGGACATGCGTGCCATCGGCACCGGCAACCCCGATGCCGGCGTGCTCGAGCGCATGACGGCCAACCCGGCCTACAACGCCCAACTGCGCACCACCTGCGTGGCGACCATGGTGCAGGCCGGCCATGCCGAGAACGCGCTGCCGCAGTCGGCCAAGGCCACGGTCAACTGCCGCATCCTGCCGCACGACGATCCCGACGAGGTCGAGCGCCTGCTGACCCAGGCCGTGGGCAACGACAAGATCGTGGTGCGCAACCTCGGCAAGCCGCTGCGCAGCCCGGCGTCGCCGCTGCAGGGCGACCTGGTGAAGACGGTGGAACGGCTGACCGAGCAGATGTGGCCGGGCGTGCCGGTGATTCCCGCGATGAGCACGGGCGCCACCGACAGCCGCTTCCTGCGCAATGCCGGCATTCCGATGTACGGCGTGACCGGCATGTTCCTCGAGCCTTCGGATGCGCGCGCCCACGGGCTGGACGAGCGCATCGAGATCCAGCGGCTCTACGACGGGCGCGAGTTCCTCTACCGGCTGGTGAGCGAACTCGCGAAGTAG
- the ggt gene encoding gamma-glutamyltransferase — translation MTKKIQPLSWRALSPLALALAVAGCGGGGGGQDNAALIAAIAAINAANPPAPPPPAADKGCLIGDSGTPVTVGSGDPGDPAAPEPASGYVVGHKLVYAKNYMVVANHPLATRAGCDILKAGGSAVDAAVAVQVVLGLVEPQSSGLGGGAFMLHYDAKTKKVQAYDGREMAPAAATENYLRYINDVSDKNPPQPTSRLRASGRSIGTPGAVRMLDIAYKDHGKLPWKDLFGYGITLASDGFPIGGRMATAISGAATDIKRDADATAYFFNEDGTPKALGTRLRNPAYAKTLTTLATQGADAFYTGAIAQGIVDKIAVSKAVDGSAITPGKTTMADMANYVAKRRDPVCGTYRDYYICSMSPPSSGGIAVVQALGILENFDMGQYKPTAIDLEGGKPSVMGVHLVSEAERLAYADRDKYVADTDFVPLPGGSPDKMLRKSYLQERAGLISLTKSMGLADPGKLDSVPRGIDKTEERGTTHFTVVDKQGNVVTMTTTVEASMGSFHMTQGFLLNNQLTDFSADPNDAKDPSIKIANRVEPGKRPRSTMAPTLVFKKNADGSMGEFVMGTGSPGGGTIIQYVVKTLVGALDWGLDAQQATSLVDFGATNSKAKAEDTFSPTNVGGEHPAIDTSNSGNNDPLITGLRALGHTVNFGAQSSGISTIIRTNVGGQPVLTGGADPRREGIVLGDTFTP, via the coding sequence ATGACGAAGAAGATTCAGCCGCTGAGCTGGCGGGCGCTTTCGCCCTTGGCGCTCGCATTGGCCGTTGCCGGTTGCGGCGGCGGTGGTGGCGGACAGGACAATGCGGCGCTGATCGCGGCGATCGCCGCCATCAATGCGGCCAACCCGCCGGCGCCGCCTCCCCCGGCGGCCGACAAGGGCTGCCTGATCGGCGACAGCGGCACGCCGGTGACGGTGGGCTCGGGCGACCCCGGCGACCCGGCGGCACCCGAGCCGGCCTCGGGCTACGTGGTCGGCCACAAGCTGGTCTATGCGAAGAACTACATGGTGGTGGCCAACCATCCTCTGGCCACGCGCGCGGGCTGCGACATCCTCAAGGCCGGCGGCAGCGCGGTCGACGCCGCGGTGGCGGTGCAGGTGGTGCTGGGCCTGGTCGAGCCGCAGTCCAGCGGCCTGGGCGGAGGCGCCTTCATGCTGCACTACGACGCGAAGACCAAGAAGGTGCAGGCCTACGACGGACGCGAGATGGCGCCCGCCGCGGCCACCGAGAACTACCTGCGCTACATCAACGACGTCAGCGACAAGAATCCGCCGCAGCCCACCTCGCGGCTGCGCGCGAGCGGCCGCTCCATCGGCACGCCCGGTGCCGTGCGCATGCTCGACATCGCCTACAAGGACCATGGCAAGCTGCCGTGGAAGGACCTGTTCGGCTACGGCATCACGCTGGCCTCCGACGGCTTCCCGATCGGCGGCCGCATGGCCACGGCCATCTCCGGTGCGGCTACCGACATCAAGCGCGATGCCGACGCGACCGCCTATTTCTTCAACGAGGACGGCACGCCGAAGGCGCTGGGCACGCGGCTCAGGAACCCGGCCTATGCCAAGACCCTCACGACCCTCGCCACGCAGGGCGCGGACGCGTTCTACACCGGCGCGATCGCCCAGGGCATCGTCGACAAGATCGCGGTCTCGAAGGCCGTCGACGGCTCGGCCATCACGCCCGGCAAGACGACCATGGCCGACATGGCGAACTACGTGGCCAAGCGCCGCGATCCGGTCTGCGGCACCTACCGCGACTACTACATCTGCAGCATGTCGCCGCCCTCTTCGGGCGGCATCGCGGTGGTGCAGGCGCTCGGCATCCTCGAGAACTTCGACATGGGCCAGTACAAGCCGACGGCCATCGACCTCGAGGGCGGCAAGCCCAGCGTGATGGGCGTGCACCTGGTGAGCGAGGCCGAGCGCCTGGCTTATGCCGACCGCGACAAGTACGTGGCCGACACCGACTTCGTGCCGCTGCCTGGCGGCTCGCCCGACAAGATGCTTCGCAAGTCCTATTTGCAGGAGCGGGCGGGCCTGATCAGCCTGACCAAGAGCATGGGCCTGGCCGACCCCGGCAAACTGGACAGCGTACCGCGGGGCATCGACAAGACCGAGGAGCGCGGCACCACCCACTTCACCGTGGTCGACAAGCAGGGCAACGTGGTGACGATGACCACGACGGTGGAAGCCTCGATGGGCTCGTTCCACATGACCCAGGGCTTCCTGCTGAACAACCAGCTGACCGATTTCTCGGCCGACCCCAACGACGCCAAGGACCCGAGCATCAAGATCGCCAACCGCGTCGAGCCGGGCAAGCGCCCACGCAGCACGATGGCGCCGACCCTGGTGTTCAAGAAGAACGCCGACGGCAGCATGGGCGAGTTCGTGATGGGCACCGGTTCACCGGGCGGCGGGACGATCATCCAGTACGTGGTGAAGACGCTGGTCGGCGCGCTCGACTGGGGCCTCGATGCCCAGCAGGCCACCTCGCTGGTCGATTTCGGCGCCACCAACAGCAAGGCGAAAGCAGAAGACACGTTCTCGCCCACCAACGTCGGCGGCGAACACCCCGCCATCGACACCTCGAACTCGGGCAACAACGATCCGCTGATCACCGGCCTGCGCGCGCTCGGCCACACGGTCAACTTCGGCGCCCAGTCCAGCGGCATCAGCACCATCATCCGCACCAACGTCGGCGGCCAGCCGGTGCTCACGGGTGGCGCCGATCCGCGGCGCGAAGGCATCGTGCTCGGCGATACCTTCACGCCCTGA
- the uvrC gene encoding excinuclease ABC subunit UvrC: MSDVHSDQLLSEVAALPQLPGVYRYFDAAGAVLYVGKARNLKKRVANYFQKSHGGTRIGHMISKIARMETTVVRSEAEALLLENNLIKTLKPRYNILFRDDKSYPYLKIASHQFPRLAYYRGAVDKKHRYFGPYPSAWAVKESIQLLQKVFKLRTCEDTVYANRTRPCLLYQIKRCTGPCVGHISTEAYAQDVASAEAFLRGDTQLVLSKLEQRMTSHAEKLEFEQAAELRNQMSAISRVLHQQSIEIASDKDVDILAVKVQGGKACVNLAMVRGGRHLGDRPYFPVHVEDASQMHHGELDIDEGEGAPPAATDSVEVQVLEAFIAQHYIDVPVPATLVLSETVGRELIEAVSLQSGTRVTAVFQPREQRRHWLEMAEKNASLQLARLLAEEGSQQARTRALADALELASEDLDNFRVECFDISHTAGEATQASCVVFEHHAMQNKEYRRYNIDGITPGDDYAAMRQVLHRRYGKLAEAMAAETEALPPGDAESEGAEGAPAPARARGARMPELVLVDGGKGQVSMAREVFSELGLPLSLIVGVEKGEGRKVGLEELVFADGREKVYLGKDSAALMLVAQIRDEAHRFAITGMRAKRAKVRVGGSQLEDIPGIGPKRRARLLQRFGGIRGVAAASVEDIASVEGIAFDLAEEIYRALH; the protein is encoded by the coding sequence ATGTCAGACGTGCATTCCGATCAACTGCTCAGCGAAGTCGCGGCCCTGCCGCAGCTGCCGGGCGTCTACCGCTACTTCGACGCGGCCGGCGCCGTGCTCTACGTGGGCAAGGCGCGCAACCTCAAGAAGCGGGTCGCCAACTACTTCCAGAAGAGCCACGGCGGCACGCGCATCGGCCACATGATCTCGAAGATCGCGCGCATGGAGACCACCGTGGTGCGCTCCGAGGCCGAGGCGCTGCTGCTCGAGAACAACCTCATCAAGACGCTCAAGCCGCGCTACAACATCCTGTTTCGCGACGACAAGAGCTATCCCTATCTCAAGATCGCCTCGCACCAGTTTCCGCGGCTGGCCTACTACCGCGGCGCGGTCGACAAGAAGCATCGCTACTTCGGGCCGTACCCGAGCGCGTGGGCGGTGAAGGAGTCGATCCAGCTGCTGCAGAAGGTGTTCAAGCTGCGCACCTGCGAGGACACGGTGTACGCCAACCGCACCCGGCCCTGCCTGCTCTACCAGATCAAGCGCTGCACCGGTCCCTGCGTGGGCCACATCTCGACCGAGGCCTACGCGCAGGACGTGGCGAGTGCCGAGGCCTTCCTGCGCGGCGACACGCAACTGGTGCTCAGCAAGCTCGAGCAGCGCATGACCTCGCACGCCGAGAAGCTGGAGTTCGAGCAGGCGGCCGAGCTGCGCAACCAGATGTCGGCGATCTCGCGCGTGCTGCACCAGCAGTCGATCGAGATCGCTTCCGACAAGGACGTGGACATCCTCGCGGTCAAGGTGCAAGGCGGCAAGGCCTGCGTGAACCTGGCCATGGTGCGCGGCGGCCGCCACCTGGGCGACCGGCCCTACTTCCCGGTGCACGTCGAGGACGCCTCGCAGATGCACCATGGCGAGCTCGACATCGACGAAGGCGAGGGCGCGCCTCCCGCCGCCACCGATTCGGTGGAGGTGCAGGTGCTCGAGGCCTTCATCGCGCAGCACTACATCGACGTGCCGGTGCCGGCCACGCTGGTGCTCAGTGAGACCGTGGGCCGCGAGCTGATCGAGGCGGTGTCGCTGCAGTCGGGCACGCGCGTGACGGCCGTGTTCCAGCCGCGCGAGCAGCGCCGCCACTGGCTCGAGATGGCCGAGAAGAACGCCAGCCTGCAGCTGGCGCGCCTGCTGGCCGAGGAGGGTTCGCAGCAGGCCCGCACCCGCGCGCTGGCCGATGCGCTCGAACTCGCGAGCGAGGACCTCGACAACTTCCGCGTCGAATGCTTCGACATCTCGCACACCGCGGGCGAGGCCACGCAGGCCTCGTGCGTGGTGTTCGAGCACCACGCGATGCAGAACAAGGAATACCGGCGCTACAACATCGACGGCATCACGCCCGGCGACGACTATGCGGCGATGCGCCAGGTGCTGCACCGGCGCTACGGCAAGCTGGCCGAGGCGATGGCCGCCGAGACCGAGGCGCTGCCGCCCGGCGATGCCGAGAGCGAAGGCGCCGAGGGTGCGCCGGCGCCGGCCCGGGCCCGCGGCGCGCGCATGCCGGAACTGGTGCTGGTCGACGGCGGCAAGGGCCAGGTGTCGATGGCGCGCGAGGTGTTCAGCGAGCTCGGCCTGCCGCTGTCGCTGATCGTCGGGGTCGAGAAGGGCGAGGGCCGCAAGGTCGGCCTCGAGGAACTGGTGTTCGCCGACGGCCGCGAGAAGGTCTACCTGGGCAAGGATTCGGCGGCGCTGATGCTGGTGGCACAGATCCGCGACGAGGCGCACCGCTTCGCCATCACCGGCATGCGCGCCAAGCGCGCCAAGGTGCGCGTGGGCGGCAGCCAGCTCGAGGACATCCCGGGCATCGGCCCGAAGCGCCGGGCCCGGCTGCTGCAGCGCTTCGGCGGCATCCGCGGCGTGGCGGCAGCCAGCGTGGAGGACATCGCCTCGGTCGAGGGCATCGCCTTCGACCTGGCCGAGGAAATCTACCGTGCGCTGCACTGA
- the pgsA gene encoding CDP-diacylglycerol--glycerol-3-phosphate 3-phosphatidyltransferase, translating to MFWTLPTIMTWTRIVAIPLIVGVFYLPIADPMRNVIATVMFIVFAATDWLDGFLARKLNQTSAFGAFLDPVADKFLVCASLLVLVHLNRADVFVALIIIGREIAISALREWMAQIGASKSVAVHMIGKVKTTVQMVAIPFLLYDGQLFGFIDTGLWGQWLIWVSAVLTVWSMVYYLQKAIPEIRARAK from the coding sequence ATGTTCTGGACCCTGCCGACCATCATGACCTGGACGCGCATCGTCGCGATCCCCCTGATCGTCGGCGTGTTCTACCTGCCCATCGCCGACCCGATGCGCAATGTGATCGCCACGGTCATGTTCATCGTGTTCGCGGCCACCGACTGGCTCGACGGCTTCCTGGCGCGCAAGCTCAACCAGACCTCTGCCTTCGGCGCCTTCCTCGATCCGGTGGCCGACAAGTTCCTGGTCTGCGCCTCGCTGCTGGTGCTGGTGCACCTGAACCGGGCCGACGTGTTCGTGGCGCTGATCATCATCGGCCGCGAGATCGCGATCTCGGCGCTGCGCGAATGGATGGCTCAGATCGGCGCCAGCAAGAGCGTGGCGGTGCACATGATCGGCAAGGTCAAGACGACCGTGCAGATGGTCGCGATCCCGTTCCTGCTCTACGACGGGCAACTGTTCGGCTTCATCGACACCGGCCTGTGGGGCCAGTGGCTGATCTGGGTCTCGGCCGTGCTCACCGTGTGGTCGATGGTCTATTACCTGCAAAAGGCCATTCCCGAGATCCGGGCCCGGGCCAAATGA